A window of the Miscanthus floridulus cultivar M001 chromosome 14, ASM1932011v1, whole genome shotgun sequence genome harbors these coding sequences:
- the LOC136505335 gene encoding MDIS1-interacting receptor like kinase 1-like isoform X2 translates to MAMVERRYGPCASDGFFLLRLLLPFLFVFSFLDVPPATAATATTTTQSSPLNDTQKSIMNDIASLVNSESGNTRWNTAENLCNWKGISCINSSSSSVITSIALTNYGLSDSSIFAHLCRLDTLQSLDLSRNSFTNLSAQFFANSSCSMKEGLQSLNLSTNQLANSLSDLSHFPQLEVLDLSFNSFASRNLSADLGDFPKLRSFNASTNNLNGEVPTSMVGPLLELVLCGNQLSGSIPLGLFRYENLTLLDLSQNALTGVVPDKFMSLPKLETLLLSGNKLIGEIPASLSNVTTLARFAANQNNFTGPIASWITKHVRMLDLSYNNLNGTIPFDFLSHQWLQTVDLTNNMLNGAIPRNLSQSLYRLRLGGNKLGENIPESICDTMGMTYLELDGNQLTGNIPSEFGKCNSLSLLNLASNRLQGSVPSPIGELDKLVVLKLQNNSLIGPIPSTFSDLKILSTLNLSQNSLSGGIPSGIFELAKLSNLYLQGNNISGHIPISISSSKYLIELNLGDNALTGTIPTMPTTVTTSLLNLSHNHLNGPIPSNINSLSELEILDLSHNNLSGDVPSSLGTLQSLTLLELSYNDLSGSVPKFRQNQNVDIDIVGNPDLVNGTGNNNDTPTTGERIPAGEGVSQIINGTFISMNSTNTATLEYMKEKRDDWRITPFQALNFEVADIPQGLTEENLVGSGGSGHVYRVTYTNRYNSRTGVVAVKQIRSFGSLDEKLEREFESEARILCNIRHNNIIKLLCCLSSADSKLLVYDYMDNGSLDKWLHGNYVLRAGNSLAMAWPVQRVPLDWPTRLLVAVGAAQGLCYMHHECSPPIVHRDIKTSNILLDSEFRAKIADFGVSRMLVRAGEPNTMSAVAGSFGYMAPEYAYTRKVNEKVDVYSFGVVLLELTTSKKANDGGELGCLAEWAHHHYQSGASILNVIDKSIRYAGYPNEIETAFRLGVECTGILPSPRPTMKDVLQILLKCSERTLRKSRMECSMELEAAPFLLP, encoded by the exons ATGGCCATGGTGGAGAGGAGGTATGGTCCCTGTGCCAGCGATGGCTTCTTCCTCCTACGGCTGCTGCTGCCGTTCTTGTTCGTCTTCTCCTTTCTTGATGtgccaccggccaccgccgccaccgccaccaccaccacgcaatCGTCTCCACTGAACGACACGCAAAAGTCCATCATGAATGATATTGCGAGTCTGGTTAACTCTGAATCCGGCAACACCAGGTGGAACACTGCAGAGAATCTATGCAACTGGAAAGGAATCAGTTGCATAAATTCCAGTTCTTCCTCGGTCATCACTAGCATCGCCTTGACCAACTATGGCTTATCCGACTCCTCCATCTTTGCCCACCTTTGCCGGCTTGACACCTTGCAGTCCCTTGACCTCTCCCGAAATTCGTTCACAAATTTGTCCGCCCAGTTCTTCGCCAATTCTTCTTGCTCCATGAAAGAAGGGTTGCAGTCACTTAATCTGAGCACCAATCAGTTGGCTAATTCGCTCAGTGATTTATCCCACTTCCCCCAGCTGGAAGTTCTTGACTTGTCCTTCAATTCCTTTGCCAGCAGAAATCTGAGTGCAGACTTGGGTGATTTTCCCAAATTAAGGAGCTTCAACGCTAGTACCAATAACTTGAATGGTGAGGTTCCTACCAGTATGGTCGGCCCTTTGCTGGAGTTGGTATTGTGTGGTAATCAACTGAGTGGTTCAATTCCTCTGGGTTtgtttagatatgaaaatctcaCTCTCCTAGATCTCAGCCAGAATGCTCTGACTGGTGTTGTCCCAGATAAGTTCATGAGTCTCCCCAAGCTCGAGACTTTGCTTCTTTCAGGCAATAAACTGATTGGGGAAATACCAGCGAGCCTCTCAAATGTGACAACGCTGGCTAGGTTTGCAGCCAACCAGAATAATTTTACTGGTCCAATCGCCAGCTGGATTACCAAGCATGTAAGGATGTTGGATCTGAGTTACAACAATCTGAATGGCACGATCCCCTTTGATTTCCTCTCGCATCAATGGTTGCAGACTGTTGATCTTACCAACAACATGCTTAATGGGGCTATTCCCCGCAATTTATCGCAAAGCCTCTACCGCTTGAGGCTTGGTGGAAACAAGCTTGGTGAGAACATCCCTGAGTCAATTTGTGATACAATGGGCATGACTTATCTTGAGTTGGATGGTAATCAGTTGACAGGAAATATACCTTCAGAGTTTGGCAAATGCAATAGCTTGTCACTGTTGAATTTAGCATCAAATCGTTTGCAGGGTTCAGTGCCCTCTCCTATCGGTGAACTTGACAAACTGGTAGTTCTGAAGCTTCAAAATAACAGCCTCATCGGACCTATTCCAAGTACATTTTCCGATTTGAAAATCCTGAGCACATTGAATCTTAGTCAGAATTCACTCAGTGGAGGGATACCAAGCGGAATTTTCGAGCTGGCAAAGCTTTCAAACTTGTATTTGCAGGGCAACAATATCAGTGGGCATATTCCGATCTCAATCAGTTCATCGAAGTATCTAATCGAGCTCAATCTGGGTGATAATGCTCTGACTGGTACCATTCCAACCATGCCAACCACTGTGACTACATCTCTTCTTAATCTTAGTCATAACCATCTTAACGGGCCTATTCCTTCAAACATCAACTCTTTAAGTGAATTAGAGATTCTTGATCTTTCACACAACAACCTGTCTGGTGATGTCCCATCTTCACTAGGGACCCTGCAAAGCCTGACACTGCTGGAGCTTTCTTATAATGATCTTTCTGGATCTGTTCCTAAATTCCGCCAAAATCAAAATGTGGACATTGATATTGTCGGGAATCCTGATCTTGTAAATGGTACAGGAAACAATAATGACACTCCTACTACTG GTGAAAGGATACCTGCTGGGGAGGGTGTTTCTCAAATCATTAATGGCACCTTCATAAGTATGAACAGCACCAACACCGCTACACTTGAGTACATGAAAGAAAAGCGGGATGACTGGCGAATCACTCCTTTCCAAGCTCTGAACTTCGAGGTTGCCGACATACCTCAGGGACTAACAGAGGAGAACCTCGTTGGCAGTGGTGGCTCAGGGCATGTGTACCGCGTCACATACACCAACCGGTACAACAGCAGAACTGGGGTGGTGGCTGTGAAGCAAATACGAAGCTTTGGGTCCCTGGACGAGAAGCTGGAGCGTGAGTTTGAATCCGAGGCTCGCATCCTATGCAACATCCGGCACAACAACATTATCAAGCTGCTGTGCTGCCTCTCTAGCGCAGATTCCAAACTCCTTGTGTATGACTACATGGACAACGGCAGCCTGGACAAATGGCTCCATGGCAACTACGTCCTCCGTGCAGGGAATTCTTTGGCGATGGCATGGCCTGTGCAGCGTGTGCCGTTGGACTGGCCAACAAGGCTCTTAGTGGCTGTTGGGGCTGCGCAGGGCCTGTGCTACATGCACCACGAGTGCTCACCACCCATCGTTCACCGAGACATCAAGACGAGCAATATCCTGCTGGACTCGGAGTTCCGGGCTAAGATCGCAGACTTTGGGGTGTCTAGAATGTTGGTCAGGGCAGGGGAGCCCAATACGATGTCTGCGGTGGCCGGATCATTTGGCTACATGGCTCCTG AGTATGCTTACACTAGGAAGGTGAACGAGAAGGTGGATGTATATAGCTTTGGGGTCGTGCTCTTGGAGCTCACAACAAGCAAGAAGGCTAATGATGGTGGTGAGCTTGGTTGTCTTGCAGAATGGGCTCACCACCATTACCAATCAGGGGCGAGCATCCTCAATGTCATAGACAAGAGCATCAGATATGCAGGGTACCCTAACGAGATTGAGACCGCGTTCAGGCTAGGCGTCGAATGCACCGGCATCTTGCCATCGCCGCGGCCAACTATGAAGGACGTGCTGCAGATTCTGCTCAAGTGCAGTGAGCGGACACTCCGGAAAAGCAGAATGGAGTGTAGCATGGAGTTAGAAGCAGCTCCATTCTTGCTCCCATAG
- the LOC136505420 gene encoding transcription factor WRKY45-2-like has translation MAAPYARVMEDMVKGREYATQLKALLRDSPEAGRLLDRILHAMSRTIDTAAAAEEEASEVQSDVTCAGTAGGKRKAAAGGADKRAACRKRARQSSSVVTKNANDLEDGHAWRKYGQKEIQNSKYPKAYFRCTHKYDQQCVALRQVQRRDDDLDVYTVTYIGVHTCRDPATTIAPLVVHATGGVADDLHHAGSRLISFAANASAATTSTTTTTTGHKDAAAMLAGPLKLEAGGEQEEVLSSLTPAGSSAAAEAMRNAAATTPGGPDQGDVTSVLQQFYGGDIADMARFSYDDDTFDLDDIVAFGFDHGHAGY, from the exons atggcggcgccgTACGCGCGGGTGATGGAGGACATGGTGAAGGGCCGGGAGTACGCAACGCAGCTGAAGGCGCTGCTCCGGGACTCGCCCGAGGCCGGCCGCCTCCTGGACCGGATCCTCCACGCCATGTCCCGCACCATCgacacggccgccgccgccgaggaggagGCGTCCGAGGTGCAGAGCGACGTCACCTGCGCCGGCACTGCCGGCGGCAAGCGGAAGGCCGCTGCTGGTGGAGCGGACAAGAGGGCCGCCTGTCGGAAGAG AGCCCGTCAATCATCATCGGTTGTGACGAAGAACGCCAATGATTTGGAGGATGGACACGCATGGCGCAAGTACGGACAGAAGGAGATACAAAACTCCAAGTACCCAAA GGCCTACTTCCGGTGCACGCACAAGTACGACCAGCAGTGCGTGGCGCTGCGCCAGGTGCAGCGCCGCGACGACGACCTGGACGTCTACACGGTCACCTACATCGGCGTCCACACCTGCCGGGACCCGGCCACCACCATCGCGCCGCTCGTCGTGCACGCGACCGGCGGCGTCGCCGATGACCTCCACCACGCGGGGTCCCGCCTCATCAGCTTCGCGGCCAACGCCAGCGCGGCCACGACCAGCACTACCACAACCACCACCGGACACAAGGACGCCGCCGCGATGCTGGCGGGGCCCCTGAAGCTGGAGGCCGGCGGCGAGCAGGAGGAGGTGCTGAGCAGCCTTACCCCGGCGGGGAGCTCCGCGGCCGCGGAGGCCATGCGGAACGCCGCGGCGACGACGCCCGGCGGGCCAGACCAGGGGGACGTGACGTCTGTCCTGCAGCAGTTCTACGGCGGTGACATCGCGGACATGGCGCGCTTCAGTTATGATGATGACACGTTCGATCTGGACGACATCGTGGCTTTCGGATTCGATCACGGACATGCTGGGTACTGA
- the LOC136505336 gene encoding uncharacterized protein yields MEEFTFPSFPLEQYNAKKVPFPHFASASPWLVVPGGVVDTAVHEHDHRRSFSAVEQQEAAGSDYHDQHQQQLGGYDQHRHGSARFAVEDKMDMLWEDFNEELARAAQPCPLTMGTPSWATAKESWLAGGDGDGYEGAFETRKHAVVRRRRMGLLMMLRLLKKLFLAHKSGAAPSRKAPPI; encoded by the coding sequence ATGGAAGAGTTCACATTCCCCAGCTTTCCACTCGAGCAATACAACGCCAAGAAGGTCCCCTTCCCCCACTTCGCCTCGGCGTCGCCGTGGCTCGTCGTCCCCGGCGGCGTTGTCGACACGGCCGTGCACGAGCACGATCACCGGAGGAGCTTCTCGGCCGTGGAGCAGCAAGAAGCCGCCGGCAGCGACTACCACgaccagcaccagcagcagctgGGTGGCTACGACCAGCACCGCCACGGCTCGGCTCGGTTCGCCGTGGAGGACAAGATGGACATGCTGTGGGAGGACTTCAACGAGGAGCTCGCCCGGGCCGCGCAGCCGTGCCCGCTCACCATGGGCACGCCGTCGTGGGCCACCGCGAAGGAGTCCTGGCtcgccggcggcgacggcgacggctacGAAGGCGCCTTCGAGACTCGCAAGCACGCCGTTGTCCGGCGGCGGAGGATGGGCCTGCTCATGATGCTCAGGCTGCTTAAGAAGCTCTTCCTGGCGCACAAGTCCGGCGCCGCCCCGTCGCGGAAGGCGCCGCCGATCTGA
- the LOC136503250 gene encoding phytosulfokine receptor 1-like, translating into MDPNSASSIPSIRIRGGPGRILPNDPTGRSLESQSCDPADLKALLAFSDALDSKPAGWGPGDAACCSWTGVSCDLGRVVALDLSNKSLHGGISSAVASLDGLATLNLSRNALYGAAPEELAGLPKLRVLDLSANALSGPFPAAATAAAAAAGGGFPAIEQVNISFNSFDGPHPAFPAAANLTALDISDNNFSGVINSSALRLAPLEVLHFSGNAFSGEMPSGLSQCRALTELSLDGNCFTGNIPGDLYMLPNLRRLSLQENQLTGNLGNDLGNLSQIVQLDLSYNKFTGSIPDVFGKMRWLESVNLATNKLDGELSASLSSCPLLRVISLRNNSLSGEIAIDFNLLPKLNTFDIGTNNLSGVIPPGIAVCTELRTLNLARNKLAGEIPESFKELRSLSYLSLTGNSFTNLAWALQVLQHLPNLTSLVLTRNFRGGETMPVDGISGFKSMQVLVLANCLLTGVIPPWLQSLGSLNVLDISWNKLNGNIPPWLGKLDNLFYIDLSNNSFSGELPMSFTQMRSLISTNGSSERSPTEDLPLFIKRNSTGKAGCNFQLGRLPASERSTRFCPQLCAWRVLDGRSPPQQPCSSLLGVDGSQSRP; encoded by the exons ATGGACCCTAACTCGGCGTCATCGATacc ATCGATTCGAATTCGAGGCGGCCCGGGGAGAATCTTGCCAAACGACCCGACCGGCCGGTCCCTAGAGTCCCAGTCGTGCGACCCCGCTGACCTGAAGGCGCTCCTCGCCTTCTCCGACGCCTTGGACAGCAAGCCCGCCGGGTGGGGCCCCGGCGACGCCGCCTGCTGTTCCTGGACCGGCGTCTCCTGCGATCTCGGGCGGGTGGTCGCGCTGGATCTCTCCAACAAGAGCCTCCACGGCGGCATCTCCTCCGCGGTCGCCTCCCTCGACGGCCTCGCCACGCTCAACCTCTCCCGGAACGCGCTCTATGGCGCCGCGCCGGAGGAGCTGGCCGGGCTGCCGAAGCTGCGGGTGCTCGACCTCAGCGCGAACGCGCTCTCCGGCCCGTTCCCGGCCGCTGctaccgctgccgccgccgccgccggcggcggcttcCCGGCGATCGAGCAGGTCAACATCTCCTTCAACAGCTTCGACGGGCCGCACCCCGCGTTCCCCGCCGCGGCGAACCTGACGGCGCTTGATATCTCTGACAACAACTTCTCCGGCGTCATCAACTCGTCCGCGCTCCGTCTTGCGCCGCTCGAGGTCCTCCACTTCTCGGGGAATGCCTTCTCCGGCGAGATGCCCAGCGGGTTGAGCCAGTGCAGGGCGCTCACGGAGCTCTCTCTCGACGGCAACTGTTTCACGGGGAACATTCCCGGCGACCTGTACATGCTGCCCAACCTGAGGAGGCTGAGCTTACAGGAAAATCAGCTCACCGGCAACCTCGGCAATGACCTTGGTAACCTCTCTCAGATCGTGCAGCTTGACTTGTCCTATAACAAGTTCACAGGCTCCATCCCTGATGTCTTTGGAAAGATGAGGTGGCTAGAGTCCGTAAACTTGGCCACCAATAAGTTGGATGGTGAATTGTCTGCTTCCCTGTCCAGTTGTCCACTACTGAGGGTAATCAGCCTGAGGAACAACTCGCTGTCTGGTGAGATTGCTATCGACTTCAACTTGCTGCCGAAGCTGAATACTTTTGATATTGGAACCAACAATCTGAGTGGTGTTATACCTCCTGGCATCGCCGTGTGCACCGAGCTGAGGACGCTGAATCTTGCAAGGAACAAGCTCGCAGGGGAGATACCAGAGAGCTTCAAGGAGTTGAGATCCCTGTCGTACCTCTCACTGACAGGGAATAGCTTCACGAACCTCGCATGGGCATTGCAGGTCTTGCAACACCTGCCCAACCTCACAAGCTTGGTGCTCACCAGGAATTTCCGTGGTGGCGAGACAATGCCAGTGGATGGCATCAGTGGGTTCAAGAGCATGCAGGTGCTCGTCCTGGCAAACTGTTTACTGACAGGTGTAATTCCGCCTTGGCTGCAGAGCTTGGGAAGCCTCAATGTGCTGGACATTTCATGGAACAAGTTAAATGGGAATATCCCACCGTGGCTAGGGAAGCTGGACAACCTCTTCTATATTGACCTATCAAACAATTCTTTCAGTGGTGAGCTTCCTATGAGCTTCACACAGATGAGGAGTTTGATTTCAACTAATGGCTCGAGCGAGCGGTCACCAACAGAGGACCTCCCGTTATTCATCAAGAGGAATTCAACTGGCAAAG CTGGTTGCAATTTTCAGCTGGGACGTCTGCCTGCCTCGGAGCGCTCAACAAGGTTCTGCCCGCAGTTGTGTGCTTGGCGCGTCCTCGACGGCCGCAGCCCGCCGCAGCAGCCCTGCAGTAGTTTGCTTGGCGTAGACGGCAGCCAGAGCAGGCCATAA
- the LOC136505335 gene encoding MDIS1-interacting receptor like kinase 1-like isoform X1: MAMVERRYGPCASDGFFLLRLLLPFLFVFSFLDVPPATAATATTTTQSSPLNDTQKSIMNDIASLVNSESGNTRWNTAENLCNWKGISCINSSSSSVITSIALTNYGLSDSSIFAHLCRLDTLQSLDLSRNSFTNLSAQFFANSSCSMKEGLQSLNLSTNQLANSLSDLSHFPQLEVLDLSFNSFASRNLSADLGDFPKLRSFNASTNNLNGEVPTSMVGPLLELVLCGNQLSGSIPLGLFRYENLTLLDLSQNALTGVVPDKFMSLPKLETLLLSGNKLIGEIPASLSNVTTLARFAANQNNFTGPIASWITKHVRMLDLSYNNLNGTIPFDFLSHQWLQTVDLTNNMLNGAIPRNLSQSLYRLRLGGNKLGENIPESICDTMGMTYLELDGNQLTGNIPSEFGKCNSLSLLNLASNRLQGSVPSPIGELDKLVVLKLQNNSLIGPIPSTFSDLKILSTLNLSQNSLSGGIPSGIFELAKLSNLYLQGNNISGHIPISISSSKYLIELNLGDNALTGTIPTMPTTVTTSLLNLSHNHLNGPIPSNINSLSELEILDLSHNNLSGDVPSSLGTLQSLTLLELSYNDLSGSVPKFRQNQNVDIDIVGNPDLVNGTGNNNDTPTTGKKKRHNFVIIFTICGAIFGLCAPAAIVMILSKGIYRVEGERIPAGEGVSQIINGTFISMNSTNTATLEYMKEKRDDWRITPFQALNFEVADIPQGLTEENLVGSGGSGHVYRVTYTNRYNSRTGVVAVKQIRSFGSLDEKLEREFESEARILCNIRHNNIIKLLCCLSSADSKLLVYDYMDNGSLDKWLHGNYVLRAGNSLAMAWPVQRVPLDWPTRLLVAVGAAQGLCYMHHECSPPIVHRDIKTSNILLDSEFRAKIADFGVSRMLVRAGEPNTMSAVAGSFGYMAPEYAYTRKVNEKVDVYSFGVVLLELTTSKKANDGGELGCLAEWAHHHYQSGASILNVIDKSIRYAGYPNEIETAFRLGVECTGILPSPRPTMKDVLQILLKCSERTLRKSRMECSMELEAAPFLLP, encoded by the exons ATGGCCATGGTGGAGAGGAGGTATGGTCCCTGTGCCAGCGATGGCTTCTTCCTCCTACGGCTGCTGCTGCCGTTCTTGTTCGTCTTCTCCTTTCTTGATGtgccaccggccaccgccgccaccgccaccaccaccacgcaatCGTCTCCACTGAACGACACGCAAAAGTCCATCATGAATGATATTGCGAGTCTGGTTAACTCTGAATCCGGCAACACCAGGTGGAACACTGCAGAGAATCTATGCAACTGGAAAGGAATCAGTTGCATAAATTCCAGTTCTTCCTCGGTCATCACTAGCATCGCCTTGACCAACTATGGCTTATCCGACTCCTCCATCTTTGCCCACCTTTGCCGGCTTGACACCTTGCAGTCCCTTGACCTCTCCCGAAATTCGTTCACAAATTTGTCCGCCCAGTTCTTCGCCAATTCTTCTTGCTCCATGAAAGAAGGGTTGCAGTCACTTAATCTGAGCACCAATCAGTTGGCTAATTCGCTCAGTGATTTATCCCACTTCCCCCAGCTGGAAGTTCTTGACTTGTCCTTCAATTCCTTTGCCAGCAGAAATCTGAGTGCAGACTTGGGTGATTTTCCCAAATTAAGGAGCTTCAACGCTAGTACCAATAACTTGAATGGTGAGGTTCCTACCAGTATGGTCGGCCCTTTGCTGGAGTTGGTATTGTGTGGTAATCAACTGAGTGGTTCAATTCCTCTGGGTTtgtttagatatgaaaatctcaCTCTCCTAGATCTCAGCCAGAATGCTCTGACTGGTGTTGTCCCAGATAAGTTCATGAGTCTCCCCAAGCTCGAGACTTTGCTTCTTTCAGGCAATAAACTGATTGGGGAAATACCAGCGAGCCTCTCAAATGTGACAACGCTGGCTAGGTTTGCAGCCAACCAGAATAATTTTACTGGTCCAATCGCCAGCTGGATTACCAAGCATGTAAGGATGTTGGATCTGAGTTACAACAATCTGAATGGCACGATCCCCTTTGATTTCCTCTCGCATCAATGGTTGCAGACTGTTGATCTTACCAACAACATGCTTAATGGGGCTATTCCCCGCAATTTATCGCAAAGCCTCTACCGCTTGAGGCTTGGTGGAAACAAGCTTGGTGAGAACATCCCTGAGTCAATTTGTGATACAATGGGCATGACTTATCTTGAGTTGGATGGTAATCAGTTGACAGGAAATATACCTTCAGAGTTTGGCAAATGCAATAGCTTGTCACTGTTGAATTTAGCATCAAATCGTTTGCAGGGTTCAGTGCCCTCTCCTATCGGTGAACTTGACAAACTGGTAGTTCTGAAGCTTCAAAATAACAGCCTCATCGGACCTATTCCAAGTACATTTTCCGATTTGAAAATCCTGAGCACATTGAATCTTAGTCAGAATTCACTCAGTGGAGGGATACCAAGCGGAATTTTCGAGCTGGCAAAGCTTTCAAACTTGTATTTGCAGGGCAACAATATCAGTGGGCATATTCCGATCTCAATCAGTTCATCGAAGTATCTAATCGAGCTCAATCTGGGTGATAATGCTCTGACTGGTACCATTCCAACCATGCCAACCACTGTGACTACATCTCTTCTTAATCTTAGTCATAACCATCTTAACGGGCCTATTCCTTCAAACATCAACTCTTTAAGTGAATTAGAGATTCTTGATCTTTCACACAACAACCTGTCTGGTGATGTCCCATCTTCACTAGGGACCCTGCAAAGCCTGACACTGCTGGAGCTTTCTTATAATGATCTTTCTGGATCTGTTCCTAAATTCCGCCAAAATCAAAATGTGGACATTGATATTGTCGGGAATCCTGATCTTGTAAATGGTACAGGAAACAATAATGACACTCCTACTACTGGTAAGAAAAAGAGGCACAATTTTGTCATCATCTTCACTATTTGTGGCGCTATTTTTGGATTATGTGCGCCTGCTGCTATTGTTATGATCTTATCAAAGGGAATATATCGTGTTGAAGGTGAAAGGATACCTGCTGGGGAGGGTGTTTCTCAAATCATTAATGGCACCTTCATAAGTATGAACAGCACCAACACCGCTACACTTGAGTACATGAAAGAAAAGCGGGATGACTGGCGAATCACTCCTTTCCAAGCTCTGAACTTCGAGGTTGCCGACATACCTCAGGGACTAACAGAGGAGAACCTCGTTGGCAGTGGTGGCTCAGGGCATGTGTACCGCGTCACATACACCAACCGGTACAACAGCAGAACTGGGGTGGTGGCTGTGAAGCAAATACGAAGCTTTGGGTCCCTGGACGAGAAGCTGGAGCGTGAGTTTGAATCCGAGGCTCGCATCCTATGCAACATCCGGCACAACAACATTATCAAGCTGCTGTGCTGCCTCTCTAGCGCAGATTCCAAACTCCTTGTGTATGACTACATGGACAACGGCAGCCTGGACAAATGGCTCCATGGCAACTACGTCCTCCGTGCAGGGAATTCTTTGGCGATGGCATGGCCTGTGCAGCGTGTGCCGTTGGACTGGCCAACAAGGCTCTTAGTGGCTGTTGGGGCTGCGCAGGGCCTGTGCTACATGCACCACGAGTGCTCACCACCCATCGTTCACCGAGACATCAAGACGAGCAATATCCTGCTGGACTCGGAGTTCCGGGCTAAGATCGCAGACTTTGGGGTGTCTAGAATGTTGGTCAGGGCAGGGGAGCCCAATACGATGTCTGCGGTGGCCGGATCATTTGGCTACATGGCTCCTG AGTATGCTTACACTAGGAAGGTGAACGAGAAGGTGGATGTATATAGCTTTGGGGTCGTGCTCTTGGAGCTCACAACAAGCAAGAAGGCTAATGATGGTGGTGAGCTTGGTTGTCTTGCAGAATGGGCTCACCACCATTACCAATCAGGGGCGAGCATCCTCAATGTCATAGACAAGAGCATCAGATATGCAGGGTACCCTAACGAGATTGAGACCGCGTTCAGGCTAGGCGTCGAATGCACCGGCATCTTGCCATCGCCGCGGCCAACTATGAAGGACGTGCTGCAGATTCTGCTCAAGTGCAGTGAGCGGACACTCCGGAAAAGCAGAATGGAGTGTAGCATGGAGTTAGAAGCAGCTCCATTCTTGCTCCCATAG